GCCGCTATGACTACCCGGCGACCTTCTTTAATTTCTGGAGCAATGGTATCCATCCAATAAGGAATTACTCGTTCTAACGTTACTTTTAAGTTTTCACCTGAAGGAATCGCATGTGTATCAAGTAATTGATAACGGCGATCGTTTTTTGCTTGTCTTTCGTCGTTTTCTTCTAGTAATGGTGGAAGAGTATCATAGCTTCTACGCCATTTTTGTACTTGGTCAGCACCGTATTTTTCAGCAGTTTCTTGTTTATTGAGCCCTTGGAGTGCTCCGTAATGCCGTTCGTTCAAACGCCAAGATTTATGAACTGGAACCCACATTTGATCCGATTCTTCTAACACGTAATTGAGTGTTTTAATAGCTCGCGTTAAAACGGAAGTAAAGGCAACATCGAATTCTAAGCCCGCTTCTTTAATTCTTTTACCTGCAGTCATTGCTTCTACAACGCCTTCTTGTGACAAGTCAACATCATGCCAACCTGTAAATAAATTCAATTTGTTCCATTCACTTTGACCATGACGAATTAATACTAATTTCATCTTCCTCATCCTTCCATTTTCGTCTATTTTCTAAACGACTAATCCAACCAAAGTTTTCCCTTTCAAGTGAGGTGTCAAACCTTTTCTATGTTATTCTGTGACTTTAAAAGTAAATTCTTTATCTTCTAAATCAATTTCCACTGATGAATGTGGCATGATTTTACCTGAAACAATTTCTCTAGCAAGTGGGGTTTCAACATGACGTACAATGTAGCGTTTAAGTGGTCGTGCGCCGTATACCGGATCATATGCTTCTTCCGCAATAAATGCTTTTGCATCATCGGAAATAGTGATAGTAATTTCTTGATCGGCTAAACGGATTTGAAGTTCTTCTACTAATTTCTCCACAATACCTTTAATATCAGCAAGTGTTAGTGGTTTAAATAGAATAATATCATCTACGCGGTTTAAGAATTCCGGTTTAAATTCACTTTGTAAAATTTGCATTACATCTGATTCTAATTCCGGTGAAATCTCGCCTTCTTCGGTTCTTTCAAGTAGTAAATTAGAGCCAATATTAGATGTCATAATGATTACAGTGTTTTTAAAATCGATTAATCGGCCTTGCGAATCCGTGATACGTCCATCATCAAGCACTTGTAAAAGTATGTTAAATACATCTGGATGCGCTTTTTCGATTTCATCAAGTAGGACAATTGAATAAGGGTTTCGTCTTACTGCTTCAGTAAGTTGACCGCCTTCTTCATAGCCAACATAGCCTGGAGGAGCTCCGACAAGTCTTGATACGGAATGTTTCTCCATGTATTCAGACATATCAATTCGAATCATGTGATCTTCGGAATCAAACATATTAAATGCAAGTGCTTTGGCAAGTTCTGTTTTACCAACACCTGTTGGCCCGAGGAAAATGAATGAGCCAATTGGGCGTTTCGGATCTTTAATACCAGCGCGCGCACGAAGTACAGCATCACTAACTAATTGAACAGCGTCATCTTGACCAATTACTTTTTGATGAAGTTCATCTGCTAATTTAAGCAGTTTTTCGCGTTCACCTTCTACTAATTTAGTCACTGGAATTCCTGTCCAACGTCCGACGATTTCTGCAATTTCATTTTCTGTTACTTCTTCTTGTAAAATCCGATCTTCTTGGGCTGTTTTTTCGCGATTTTCTGCTTCCAACTCAAGCAATTCTTTTTCCACAGCCGGGATTTT
The sequence above is drawn from the Listeria monocytogenes genome and encodes:
- the gpmA gene encoding 2,3-diphosphoglycerate-dependent phosphoglycerate mutase, which gives rise to MKLVLIRHGQSEWNKLNLFTGWHDVDLSQEGVVEAMTAGKRIKEAGLEFDVAFTSVLTRAIKTLNYVLEESDQMWVPVHKSWRLNERHYGALQGLNKQETAEKYGADQVQKWRRSYDTLPPLLEENDERQAKNDRRYQLLDTHAIPSGENLKVTLERVIPYWMDTIAPEIKEGRRVVIAAHGNSLRALVKFLEGISDDEIMDLEIPTGVPLVYELNDDLKPVNKYYLDK